The following are encoded in a window of Maridesulfovibrio bastinii DSM 16055 genomic DNA:
- a CDS encoding FtsX-like permease family protein produces MSATLPAGKKFCNSFCILFQAVILLLIFSLKQADCAVISDNISPKCPACDMPVYGQKYQSKLRDSIAELTSLGDRSSWSPEIDAAADYIEKKFQSYGNYKVGRQEFVLPAIKSSTATLTLHSSGRTIKLNPALLNAITPPATPENGLSGPVIYVGKGKLENFNGLQVKNSIVLMDMDSGKHWLNAASLGASALIYINRGPSVRGFFKEKLELSPLNFPRYYMTAEQAQNLFGISSGDASSEIEKSATLYCTSHWERTTAQNIFCLIPGSDPQLSNELVLVEAFYDSSVYISGKSPGADEAVSIASLLDLGKKLSVTPAKRSVLLVATAGHSLSLAGMREFIKAVSGKNKILKNLKKDADKQLKDVRHLIEALSAKNPLSANTNSHNPQLAELIHDSFENMIKDKVSELSNKLMKLRLQNSGAHPEIIQLAKTRSILRKASWKMDYSQLPEEEHEAVMNLLPEIRQRAELKAQDLSRKLTILKSTTKLRKLIKKYKIAASFSLHLSSHGSGIGAFNRGWMYDLRPRINLTRSFSKINDILSDTALKIQKDMGVKGLYVDSLRPNHTRPWQTWFIDKPQLGGEVATLAGLPGITFVTVDDGRQYWGTPFDSLKNVNWENLDPQVDLIEGLIKGIASERESLSEKEPKNGFSIVHGKGRFIRQGELFADQPAPGAVFMAFQGNSRFYAMTDEAGNFDYSGIASKKLVQHKLIIEGYKFNRDGKIIWAIDKQQTGKNAYRLKMNRLDMETKMIMFACKQTTLFDLLTPRTFRYMTKIEVLDGNRDSEPLHYWYSRIDTRSSTIASIFLEPQTPLKATLSDTVLNRKMILINSNPIAPSGFGYKLSDWPLIPATDFRAAYDMWTLLKPRISNLETHGIVNNLIRTQEKRGLENLEQAQNAWKEKKYDTFMEKARDSWAMASKVYLDVESTQKDVLIGVLFYIALFIPFSYCMERLLFSFADIHKRILAFLGILTVVIALIYKVHPAFQLTYSPMVVILAFFILGLSVMVSLIIFFRFEKEMILLQQRAYKTSTPEISKWKAFTAAFVIGVSNLRRRKLRTFLTCLTLTILTFTIMSFTAVKSLRKQTYLHFSYNTPYPGIFMKNIGWNDLPRETENIIANDFAGKGTVAPRGWIELEDKTSPAVTPVEFKGRKEEVKGLVGLSYIEPEISNINKILKSGSWLSKGHSRQILLSDSMAERLKAKPGDLLKVWGQPFTLCGTFSGEQLFQHTDLDGEPLTPVIFPSSTAQELTEVEAEAIESGDDIDTFHGRYTHIPGDVTAIIPYETLMAMGGNLKSIAISPIKGEFSKATVNSLVDRYGLPIFSCDSSGTYLCQSSDSMNYSGVPNILIPLIISALIVLNTMITSVYERKKEIGVYTSIGMAPLHVSFLFIAEAIAFAVISVVAGYLVAQSASELLAGTALWHGMTANYSSMAGVAAMLLVIAITLISVIYPSKVAANIAIPDVNRSWKMPDADTNSITATLPFLLKNYEQKDIGGFMLEYLEAHTEVSHGLFSTSEIEVNFNKYQLPEKTINQSPDSSDHLICFQFDVRVWLAPFDFGVKQMVKLEFRPSKQFSGFLEAVLTIERESGELGAWKRLNKNFINAIRKQFLVWRSLDSESQKSFREKIPEMMAFGFTGLNTEKTLEDL; encoded by the coding sequence ATGTCTGCAACCCTCCCGGCCGGTAAAAAATTTTGCAATTCATTCTGCATACTGTTTCAGGCAGTAATACTTCTACTTATTTTTTCTTTAAAACAGGCAGACTGTGCCGTCATTTCCGATAATATTTCTCCCAAATGCCCTGCATGTGATATGCCCGTATATGGCCAGAAATATCAATCAAAGCTTAGAGATTCGATCGCTGAGCTAACTTCATTGGGTGACAGATCTTCATGGTCACCTGAGATAGACGCAGCAGCAGACTATATCGAAAAAAAATTTCAATCATACGGAAACTACAAGGTTGGAAGACAGGAATTTGTTTTACCGGCAATAAAATCATCCACTGCCACGCTGACCCTTCATAGCAGCGGCCGGACTATCAAGCTCAACCCTGCACTTTTAAATGCCATCACGCCTCCTGCTACTCCCGAAAATGGACTTAGCGGACCAGTAATCTATGTAGGCAAAGGCAAACTTGAAAATTTCAACGGATTACAGGTTAAAAATTCTATTGTCCTGATGGACATGGACTCTGGTAAACACTGGCTGAATGCAGCGAGTTTAGGCGCATCAGCACTGATCTATATCAACAGAGGTCCTTCTGTAAGAGGATTTTTTAAAGAAAAGCTTGAACTTTCTCCATTAAATTTTCCCCGCTACTATATGACGGCTGAGCAGGCGCAAAACCTGTTCGGTATATCAAGCGGAGATGCCAGTTCTGAAATTGAAAAATCAGCAACACTGTACTGTACAAGCCACTGGGAAAGGACAACAGCCCAGAATATATTCTGCCTGATTCCGGGCAGTGACCCGCAGTTGTCTAATGAACTGGTTCTGGTGGAAGCTTTCTATGACAGTTCCGTATACATAAGCGGAAAGTCACCGGGAGCTGATGAAGCAGTTTCCATAGCCTCACTTCTGGACCTAGGCAAAAAGCTTTCGGTCACCCCTGCAAAACGCTCTGTTCTTCTTGTCGCTACAGCGGGCCATTCTCTATCACTGGCAGGAATGCGTGAATTTATCAAAGCCGTTTCCGGTAAAAACAAAATACTTAAGAACTTAAAAAAGGATGCGGACAAACAACTAAAAGATGTCAGACATCTTATAGAAGCTCTTTCGGCTAAAAATCCACTTTCAGCCAATACCAATTCCCATAATCCACAGCTTGCAGAACTTATTCATGACAGCTTTGAAAATATGATCAAAGACAAAGTCAGCGAATTAAGTAACAAGCTGATGAAATTACGGTTGCAGAATTCCGGAGCACACCCGGAAATTATCCAGCTGGCCAAAACAAGATCGATACTGCGCAAAGCTTCATGGAAGATGGATTATTCACAGCTTCCAGAAGAAGAACATGAAGCAGTCATGAATTTACTGCCTGAAATAAGACAACGGGCGGAATTAAAAGCACAAGACCTTTCCAGAAAACTTACTATTCTTAAAAGTACTACGAAATTAAGAAAACTCATTAAAAAGTATAAAATAGCGGCATCATTTTCACTTCATCTTTCCAGTCACGGTAGTGGAATAGGAGCCTTTAACCGAGGCTGGATGTATGATTTAAGACCGAGAATAAATCTTACAAGAAGTTTTTCAAAAATTAACGACATACTTAGCGATACGGCCCTAAAAATTCAAAAAGATATGGGAGTTAAAGGCCTGTATGTTGATTCCCTGCGCCCTAACCACACCAGACCATGGCAGACATGGTTTATTGATAAACCGCAACTTGGCGGAGAAGTGGCAACACTGGCAGGCTTACCCGGAATAACATTTGTAACAGTTGATGACGGCCGCCAATACTGGGGAACCCCGTTTGACTCACTGAAAAATGTTAACTGGGAGAATTTAGACCCTCAGGTTGATCTGATTGAAGGCCTCATAAAAGGTATTGCTTCTGAACGGGAATCACTAAGTGAAAAAGAACCTAAAAACGGATTTTCAATAGTTCATGGTAAAGGTCGTTTTATAAGGCAGGGAGAGCTCTTTGCCGATCAGCCGGCACCGGGTGCTGTCTTTATGGCTTTTCAGGGAAACTCTAGATTCTACGCCATGACAGATGAAGCAGGTAATTTTGATTATTCCGGGATAGCTTCCAAAAAGCTCGTTCAGCATAAACTTATTATCGAAGGATATAAGTTTAATAGAGACGGAAAAATTATCTGGGCTATTGATAAGCAGCAGACAGGCAAAAATGCTTACAGGTTGAAAATGAACCGGCTGGACATGGAAACAAAAATGATCATGTTCGCCTGTAAGCAGACAACTCTTTTCGACCTGCTGACACCGAGAACTTTCAGATATATGACTAAAATTGAAGTCCTTGACGGTAACAGGGATTCAGAACCGTTGCACTACTGGTACAGCCGTATTGATACAAGATCTTCGACAATTGCAAGCATATTTCTGGAACCGCAGACGCCGCTAAAGGCTACTCTTTCGGATACGGTGTTAAACCGTAAAATGATTCTTATAAATTCCAATCCCATAGCACCAAGCGGATTTGGATATAAACTCAGTGACTGGCCTTTAATCCCGGCCACAGATTTCCGTGCAGCCTATGATATGTGGACCTTGCTTAAACCACGAATTTCAAATCTTGAGACCCACGGTATAGTTAACAACCTTATCCGCACTCAGGAAAAAAGAGGACTGGAAAACCTTGAGCAGGCCCAAAACGCATGGAAAGAAAAGAAATATGATACATTCATGGAAAAAGCCCGGGATTCATGGGCAATGGCTTCAAAGGTCTACCTTGATGTAGAAAGCACCCAAAAAGATGTTCTTATCGGAGTTCTATTCTATATAGCCCTCTTCATTCCTTTTTCATACTGCATGGAAAGGCTTCTATTTTCTTTTGCTGATATCCACAAAAGGATTCTTGCCTTCCTCGGCATACTGACTGTTGTTATCGCCCTAATCTATAAAGTTCATCCGGCTTTTCAGCTAACGTACAGTCCTATGGTCGTTATTCTTGCATTTTTTATTCTAGGATTGTCAGTAATGGTTTCATTGATCATCTTTTTCAGGTTTGAAAAAGAAATGATTTTACTGCAACAGAGAGCCTATAAAACAAGCACTCCTGAAATCAGTAAATGGAAAGCCTTTACCGCCGCTTTCGTTATAGGCGTTAGCAATCTGCGCAGAAGAAAATTGAGAACATTCCTGACATGTCTTACGCTGACCATACTTACTTTTACGATTATGAGCTTTACGGCAGTAAAGTCGCTGCGCAAACAGACCTATCTTCATTTCAGTTATAACACCCCATACCCCGGTATTTTTATGAAAAATATCGGCTGGAACGATCTGCCCAGAGAGACTGAAAATATAATTGCAAATGACTTTGCCGGTAAAGGTACTGTCGCCCCGAGAGGCTGGATAGAGCTTGAGGATAAGACAAGCCCGGCTGTAACTCCAGTCGAATTTAAAGGAAGAAAAGAGGAAGTCAAAGGACTGGTTGGACTTTCATATATTGAACCTGAAATCAGCAATATAAACAAGATTCTTAAATCAGGCAGCTGGCTTTCAAAAGGACATTCAAGGCAGATTTTACTTTCAGACTCCATGGCTGAAAGACTGAAGGCAAAACCTGGTGACCTGCTGAAAGTATGGGGCCAGCCATTTACACTCTGCGGGACTTTCAGTGGAGAACAGCTGTTTCAGCACACTGACCTCGATGGAGAACCACTTACTCCTGTAATCTTTCCATCCTCAACGGCTCAGGAGTTAACCGAAGTTGAGGCTGAAGCCATTGAATCAGGTGATGATATTGATACGTTTCACGGCAGATACACGCACATCCCCGGAGATGTCACAGCTATCATTCCTTATGAAACACTTATGGCGATGGGTGGCAATCTTAAATCAATTGCAATCTCTCCGATTAAAGGAGAATTCAGCAAAGCTACAGTCAATTCACTGGTCGACAGATATGGTCTGCCGATTTTCAGTTGTGACTCAAGTGGAACATATCTTTGCCAGTCATCGGATTCTATGAACTATTCCGGTGTGCCGAACATTCTTATCCCGCTCATTATTTCGGCCCTTATAGTACTGAATACGATGATCACAAGTGTGTATGAACGTAAAAAAGAGATAGGTGTATATACATCAATAGGTATGGCCCCATTGCATGTATCCTTCCTATTCATAGCCGAAGCCATTGCCTTTGCCGTTATCAGTGTTGTCGCCGGATATCTTGTGGCACAGTCTGCCTCGGAACTGCTTGCCGGCACAGCTTTATGGCATGGAATGACAGCCAACTACTCTTCCATGGCAGGAGTTGCAGCCATGCTGCTGGTTATAGCCATCACTCTCATTTCAGTAATATACCCATCAAAAGTTGCGGCAAACATTGCAATTCCGGATGTTAACAGATCATGGAAAATGCCGGATGCCGATACCAACTCAATTACCGCAACACTGCCTTTTCTGCTTAAAAATTATGAGCAGAAAGATATCGGCGGATTTATGCTGGAATATCTTGAAGCCCACACCGAAGTTTCACACGGACTGTTTTCAACATCTGAGATAGAAGTAAACTTTAATAAATACCAACTACCTGAAAAAACTATAAACCAATCTCCAGACAGTTCAGATCATCTGATCTGCTTTCAGTTTGACGTGCGCGTATGGCTGGCTCCTTTTGATTTCGGAGTTAAACAAATGGTTAAACTTGAATTCAGGCCGTCTAAACAGTTTTCAGGATTCCTTGAGGCTGTCCTCACAATAGAACGTGAATCTGGTGAACTTGGAGCATGGAAGCGGCTTAACAAAAATTTTATAAACGCAATCCGTAAACAATTTCTGGTCTGGCGTTCTCTTGATT
- a CDS encoding ABC transporter permease yields MSENDRIPFQENFSKKDIEAQIVLPFGKSFEISIKSLKSRFLRNMVTVTSLMLAVSFLAYVLTGGDIAGGIFKSNDQHLIKILDQAGYEAGGSPKERWIVILSLLVCTVGIINAQLMAVTERFREIGTMKCLGALDSFVLRLFLIESSMQGVAGSIFGAIAGALISILTGLLRFGFDALKYLNITDVMFSILISIAVGFGLSILGVLYPAFIAAKMRPIEALRVEE; encoded by the coding sequence ATGTCCGAAAATGATCGTATTCCTTTTCAGGAAAACTTTTCCAAAAAAGATATCGAAGCGCAAATAGTTCTGCCATTCGGTAAATCTTTCGAAATCAGTATTAAAAGTCTTAAATCAAGATTTTTAAGGAATATGGTCACTGTGACCAGCCTGATGCTGGCGGTGTCTTTTCTGGCTTATGTCCTTACAGGCGGAGATATTGCCGGAGGTATTTTTAAATCCAATGACCAGCATCTGATAAAAATTCTGGATCAGGCCGGGTATGAAGCCGGTGGCAGCCCTAAGGAACGCTGGATAGTCATACTGTCTCTACTTGTCTGCACAGTGGGTATTATAAATGCCCAGCTTATGGCGGTGACAGAAAGATTCAGAGAAATTGGAACAATGAAGTGTCTGGGAGCACTGGATAGCTTTGTGCTGCGACTATTTTTGATCGAATCATCAATGCAGGGAGTTGCAGGATCAATTTTCGGAGCAATCGCCGGAGCTCTAATATCAATTTTGACAGGACTGCTCCGCTTCGGTTTTGACGCTCTGAAATATCTCAACATTACAGACGTAATGTTTTCAATTTTAATTTCAATTGCCGTTGGATTCGGACTAAGTATACTCGGTGTATTGTATCCTGCTTTCATAGCAGCGAAAATGCGCCCTATCGAAGCTCTCAGAGTCGAAGAATAA
- a CDS encoding ABC transporter ATP-binding protein, translating into MPDNHTIVRVTGVKKEFKLGKVNVQALKGVDLEIYAGEYLSIMGPSGSGKSTLFNMIGGLDKPTEGKVFIDEVDIAQLDAYELAWLRNRQIGYIFQTFNLIQVMTALENITLPMIFAGVHNDTAVAKGIELLDLVGLHKRYNHKPQELSGGQQQRVAIARSLANDPAIILADEPTGNLDLSTGEEIIKLMSELSKERGVTIITATHDYKMLNASDRVVWIEDGAIKKIENRDQLNIEVGGIRTM; encoded by the coding sequence ATGCCAGACAATCACACAATTGTCCGTGTTACCGGCGTAAAAAAAGAATTCAAACTCGGCAAAGTCAATGTTCAGGCTTTGAAAGGAGTTGATCTTGAAATTTATGCAGGCGAATATCTGTCTATAATGGGTCCTTCAGGATCAGGTAAGTCAACACTTTTCAATATGATTGGCGGACTTGATAAACCGACTGAAGGCAAAGTTTTCATTGATGAAGTAGACATAGCCCAACTTGACGCATACGAACTGGCATGGCTTAGAAATCGTCAGATAGGATATATATTTCAAACTTTTAACCTAATACAGGTAATGACAGCTCTGGAAAATATAACTCTGCCGATGATTTTCGCCGGAGTACACAATGATACAGCTGTCGCAAAAGGTATAGAACTATTAGACCTCGTTGGTCTGCATAAGAGATACAACCACAAACCTCAGGAACTTTCAGGGGGCCAGCAGCAGCGTGTTGCCATTGCAAGATCGCTTGCCAATGATCCAGCAATCATTCTGGCAGATGAACCAACAGGAAACCTTGATTTGAGTACAGGAGAAGAAATAATTAAATTAATGAGCGAATTGAGCAAAGAACGCGGAGTGACGATCATCACAGCTACCCATGATTATAAAATGCTCAACGCTTCGGACAGGGTTGTATGGATAGAAGACGGCGCAATTAAAAAAATAGAAAACCGCGATCAACTCAATATTGAAGTTGGCGGAATACGCACAATGTAA